The Streptomyces seoulensis genome contains a region encoding:
- a CDS encoding ABC transporter ATP-binding protein, with protein MDSTPHSPVIEVTDLRRVYGDGFEAVRGITFSVARAEIFALLGTNGAGKTSTVELLEGLAEPAGGRVKVLGHDPYAERAAVRPRTGVMLQEGGFPSDLTVAETVRMWAGCTSGARSGAEALDRVGLTGRTRVRIKQLSGGERRRLDLALALLGDPEVLFLDEPTTGLDAEGRRDTWELVRSLRDTGTTVLLTTHYLEEAEGLADRLAILHEGRIAVSGTPAEVTADRPASISFRLPEGYFPGDLPPLAELGVCAHKIRGRAVRLSTRELQRSATGVLAWAQGAGVRLHGLDMRSASLEEAFLGIAGEREAAA; from the coding sequence ATGGACAGCACCCCACACTCCCCTGTGATCGAGGTCACCGATCTGCGGCGGGTCTACGGCGACGGGTTCGAGGCCGTGCGCGGCATCACCTTCTCCGTGGCCCGCGCCGAGATCTTCGCCCTGCTCGGCACCAACGGCGCGGGCAAGACCTCCACCGTCGAACTGCTGGAGGGCCTCGCGGAACCCGCCGGGGGCCGGGTGAAGGTCCTCGGCCACGACCCCTACGCCGAGCGGGCCGCCGTACGCCCGCGCACCGGCGTGATGCTCCAGGAGGGCGGCTTCCCCTCCGACCTCACCGTCGCCGAGACCGTCCGCATGTGGGCGGGCTGCACCAGCGGCGCCCGTTCCGGGGCGGAGGCACTGGACCGGGTCGGCCTCACCGGGCGGACCCGCGTACGGATCAAGCAGTTGTCCGGCGGGGAGCGGCGGCGCCTCGACCTGGCGCTCGCCCTGCTCGGCGACCCCGAGGTGCTGTTCCTGGACGAGCCCACCACCGGACTGGACGCCGAAGGCCGCCGGGACACCTGGGAGTTGGTGCGCTCGCTGCGCGACACCGGCACGACCGTGCTGCTCACCACGCACTATCTGGAAGAAGCGGAGGGCCTGGCCGACCGGCTGGCGATCCTGCACGAGGGCCGTATCGCCGTCTCCGGCACCCCGGCCGAGGTCACCGCGGACCGCCCGGCCAGCATCTCCTTCCGGCTGCCCGAGGGGTACTTCCCCGGCGACCTGCCTCCGCTGGCCGAACTCGGCGTCTGCGCCCACAAGATCAGGGGGCGTGCCGTCCGGCTCAGCACCCGCGAGCTCCAGCGGTCGGCCACCGGCGTGCTGGCCTGGGCACAGGGGGCCGGGGTGCGGCTGCACGGCCTGGACATGCGGTCGGCGTCACTGGAGGAGGCGTTCCTCGGGATCGCCGGAGAGCGGGAGGCGGCGGCATGA
- a CDS encoding histone-like nucleoid-structuring protein Lsr2 translates to MAQKVVVTLFDDIDGSEAAETIAFGLDGKSYEIDLNETNAKKLRKALAPYVEAGRKRARSGKAYKQTEVAPDPSAIRAWAQANKMDVPARGRIPKKVYEAFSAAR, encoded by the coding sequence GTGGCGCAAAAGGTCGTGGTCACGCTCTTCGACGACATCGACGGCTCGGAAGCGGCGGAAACGATCGCCTTCGGACTCGACGGCAAGTCGTACGAGATCGACCTGAACGAAACCAACGCCAAGAAACTGCGCAAGGCGCTCGCGCCCTACGTGGAGGCCGGCCGCAAGCGCGCCCGGTCCGGCAAGGCGTACAAGCAGACCGAGGTCGCCCCCGACCCGTCGGCCATCCGCGCCTGGGCCCAGGCGAACAAGATGGACGTGCCCGCGCGCGGCCGCATCCCCAAGAAGGTCTACGAGGCGTTCAGCGCCGCCCGCTGA
- the purS gene encoding phosphoribosylformylglycinamidine synthase subunit PurS, with the protein MARVVVDVMLKPEILDPQGQAVQRALPRLGFTGISDVRQGKRFELEVEGPVDEAALARIHDLAESFLANTVIEDFTVKVEEVAGAAE; encoded by the coding sequence GTGGCACGCGTCGTAGTCGACGTCATGCTCAAGCCGGAGATCCTCGACCCCCAGGGCCAGGCGGTCCAGCGTGCGCTGCCGCGCCTGGGTTTCACGGGGATCTCGGACGTCCGTCAGGGAAAGCGATTCGAGCTGGAAGTAGAGGGGCCGGTCGACGAGGCCGCGCTCGCCCGCATCCACGATCTGGCGGAATCCTTCCTCGCCAACACGGTGATCGAGGACTTCACCGTGAAGGTGGAGGAAGTGGCGGGGGCCGCCGAGTGA
- the purQ gene encoding phosphoribosylformylglycinamidine synthase subunit PurQ produces MTARIGVVTFPGSLDDRDTRRAITLAGAEPVALWHKDKDLKQVDAVVLPGGFSYGDYLRAGAISRFSPVMETVIEQAKAGLPVLGICNGFQVLTEAHLLPGGMLGNDHLHFICRDQKLRVENAETSWTGDYRQGQEIHIPLKNMDGRYVADAYTLDELEAEGRVVFRYLDMNPNGSLNDIAGITNEAGNVVGLMPHPEHAVEPLIGTGRTDGLPFFTSILKKLVNA; encoded by the coding sequence GTGACCGCTCGTATTGGCGTCGTCACATTTCCGGGAAGCCTGGACGACCGTGACACCCGGCGCGCCATCACCCTCGCCGGCGCCGAACCCGTCGCGCTGTGGCACAAGGACAAGGACCTGAAGCAGGTCGACGCCGTCGTGCTGCCCGGCGGTTTCTCCTACGGCGACTATCTGCGCGCCGGAGCCATCTCCCGCTTCTCGCCGGTGATGGAGACCGTCATCGAGCAGGCGAAGGCCGGCCTTCCGGTCCTCGGAATCTGCAACGGCTTCCAGGTCCTCACCGAGGCGCACCTGCTGCCCGGCGGGATGCTCGGCAACGACCACCTCCACTTCATCTGCCGCGACCAGAAGCTGCGGGTGGAGAACGCGGAGACCTCCTGGACCGGCGACTACCGCCAGGGCCAGGAGATCCACATCCCGCTGAAGAACATGGACGGCCGGTACGTCGCCGACGCGTACACGCTCGACGAGCTGGAGGCGGAGGGCCGGGTCGTCTTCCGCTACCTGGACATGAACCCCAACGGCTCGCTCAACGACATCGCCGGCATCACCAACGAGGCCGGGAACGTCGTCGGTCTCATGCCGCACCCCGAGCACGCCGTCGAGCCGCTGATCGGAACGGGCCGCACCGACGGCCTCCCCTTCTTCACCTCGATCCTCAAGAAGCTGGTCAACGCATGA
- the purL gene encoding phosphoribosylformylglycinamidine synthase subunit PurL: MSRTPLDTVENAAATPDVELPWAELGLKKDEYERVVEILGRRPTGAELAMYSVMWSEHCSYKSSKVHLRQFGEKAPQSDAMLVGIGENAGVVDVGQGYAVTFKVESHNHPSYVEPYQGAATGVGGIVRDIIAMGARPVAVVDPLRFGAADHPDTKRVLPGVVAGIGGYGNCLGLPNIGGEVVFDACYQGNPLVNAGAIGVMRHEDIHLAKASGAGNKVILYGARTGGDGIGGASILASETFDDAKPSKRPAVQVGDPFQEKLLIECTLEAFKEKLVVGIQDLGAAGLSCATSELASNGSGGMTVTLDDVPLRDSTLSPEEILMSESQERMCAVVEPEKVDRFMEICEKWDVIATVIGEVTDGDRLEIYWHGGKIVDVDPRTVAHDGPVYERPYARPDWQDALQADDANKLPRPATSEELREQVMKLVASPNQASKKWITSQYDHFVQGNTVLAQPEDSGMIRVDEETGLGVAIATDGNGRYAKLDPYTGAQLALAEAYRNVATTGAKPLAVSDCLNFGSPEDPAVMWQFAEAVRGLADGCLQLGTPVTGGNVSLYNQTGEAAIHPTPVVAVLGVIDDVARRTPVAFQEEGQLLYLLGDTSEEFGGSAWSQVVHDHLGGLPPKVDLERERLLAEILISASRDGMVDSAHDLSDGGLIQAVVESALLGEKGARLIVPDGLDAFTFLLSESAGRALVAVPRSEELRFTDMCGARGLPATRIGVVDGDSVEIQGEFGLSLAELREAHENTIPALLA; the protein is encoded by the coding sequence ATGAGCCGGACGCCTCTGGACACGGTCGAAAACGCGGCCGCGACCCCCGACGTCGAGCTGCCCTGGGCCGAACTCGGCCTGAAGAAGGACGAGTACGAGCGGGTCGTCGAGATCCTCGGCCGCCGCCCGACCGGCGCCGAACTCGCCATGTACTCGGTCATGTGGTCCGAGCACTGCTCGTACAAGTCCTCCAAGGTCCACCTGCGCCAGTTCGGCGAGAAGGCGCCGCAGTCCGACGCCATGCTCGTCGGCATCGGCGAGAACGCGGGCGTGGTCGACGTCGGCCAGGGCTACGCGGTCACCTTCAAGGTCGAGTCGCACAACCACCCCTCCTACGTCGAGCCCTACCAGGGCGCGGCCACGGGCGTGGGCGGCATCGTGCGCGACATCATCGCCATGGGCGCCCGCCCCGTCGCGGTCGTGGACCCGCTGCGCTTCGGCGCCGCCGACCACCCCGACACCAAGCGCGTGCTGCCCGGCGTCGTCGCGGGCATCGGCGGCTACGGCAACTGCCTGGGCCTGCCCAACATCGGCGGCGAGGTCGTCTTCGACGCCTGCTACCAGGGCAACCCGCTGGTCAACGCCGGTGCCATCGGCGTCATGCGGCATGAGGACATCCACCTCGCCAAGGCGTCCGGCGCCGGCAACAAGGTCATCCTCTACGGTGCCCGGACCGGCGGCGACGGCATCGGCGGCGCCTCGATCCTCGCCTCCGAGACCTTCGACGACGCCAAGCCCTCCAAGCGCCCGGCCGTCCAGGTCGGTGACCCCTTCCAGGAGAAGCTCCTCATCGAGTGCACCCTGGAGGCGTTCAAGGAGAAGCTGGTCGTCGGCATCCAGGACCTCGGCGCCGCCGGGCTGTCCTGCGCCACCAGTGAGCTGGCCTCCAACGGCTCCGGCGGCATGACCGTCACCCTGGACGACGTTCCGCTGCGCGACTCCACGCTCTCGCCCGAGGAGATCCTCATGAGCGAGTCGCAGGAACGCATGTGCGCGGTGGTCGAGCCGGAGAAGGTCGACCGCTTCATGGAGATCTGCGAGAAGTGGGACGTCATCGCCACCGTCATCGGTGAGGTGACCGACGGCGACCGCCTGGAGATCTACTGGCACGGCGGCAAGATCGTCGACGTCGACCCGCGCACCGTCGCCCACGACGGCCCGGTCTACGAGCGCCCCTACGCCCGCCCCGACTGGCAGGACGCCCTCCAGGCCGACGACGCGAACAAGCTGCCGCGTCCCGCGACCTCCGAGGAACTGCGCGAGCAGGTCATGAAGCTGGTCGCGTCGCCCAACCAGGCGTCGAAGAAGTGGATCACCTCGCAGTACGACCACTTCGTGCAGGGCAACACCGTCCTCGCCCAGCCGGAGGACTCCGGCATGATCCGCGTGGACGAGGAGACCGGCCTCGGCGTCGCCATCGCCACCGACGGCAACGGTCGCTACGCCAAGCTCGACCCGTACACGGGTGCGCAGCTCGCGCTGGCGGAGGCGTACCGGAACGTGGCGACGACCGGCGCGAAGCCGCTCGCCGTCTCCGACTGCCTGAACTTCGGTTCGCCCGAGGACCCGGCCGTGATGTGGCAGTTCGCGGAGGCCGTGCGCGGTCTGGCGGACGGCTGCCTCCAGCTCGGCACCCCGGTGACCGGCGGCAACGTCTCGCTGTACAACCAGACCGGCGAGGCCGCCATCCACCCGACCCCGGTGGTCGCGGTGCTCGGCGTCATCGACGACGTGGCCCGGCGCACCCCGGTCGCCTTCCAGGAGGAGGGGCAGCTCCTCTACCTCCTGGGTGACACCTCCGAGGAGTTCGGCGGCTCGGCCTGGTCCCAGGTCGTCCACGACCACCTCGGCGGCCTGCCCCCGAAGGTCGACCTGGAGCGGGAGCGGCTGCTGGCCGAGATCCTCATCTCCGCCTCCCGCGACGGCATGGTCGACTCCGCGCACGACCTCTCCGACGGCGGTCTGATCCAGGCCGTGGTCGAGTCGGCGCTGCTCGGGGAGAAGGGCGCGCGACTGATCGTCCCGGACGGTCTGGACGCGTTCACCTTCCTGCTGTCGGAGTCGGCGGGCCGCGCGCTCGTCGCCGTGCCGCGCTCGGAGGAGCTGCGCTTCACCGACATGTGCGGCGCGCGGGGCCTTCCGGCCACCCGCATCGGTGTCGTGGACGGTGACTCGGTCGAGATCCAGGGCGAGTTCGGCCTCTCCCTGGCCGAGCTGCGCGAGGCGCACGAGAACACCATCCCGGCCCTGCTGGCGTGA
- a CDS encoding sterol carrier family protein: MPPAKKRARKYDPLRTRTAVLAQLGAVREAVAGLGPDQLALPTRRDGMTVGELAAQVTACVAAVRQALERPAQLKQTLPLTRWPLRAPVAFTPAPADLAAAEADLRALLADHPGSPLVDTGAGVLPLNEYLVTRAVELVLAADDLSDAVPGLDVPQDRHALAAATRLLADALADKAPGGSTEVRVPPYAVVQCVEGLRHTRGTPPNVVETDPLTWVRLATGRLTWADALARAEVSASGERADLSGLLPLRS; the protein is encoded by the coding sequence ATGCCCCCGGCGAAGAAGCGTGCCCGCAAGTACGACCCCCTGAGGACCCGCACGGCCGTGCTCGCACAGCTCGGCGCGGTACGGGAGGCCGTCGCCGGCCTCGGCCCCGATCAACTCGCCCTGCCCACACGGCGGGACGGGATGACCGTCGGGGAGCTGGCCGCGCAGGTGACCGCCTGCGTCGCGGCCGTACGGCAGGCGCTGGAGCGGCCGGCGCAGTTGAAGCAGACGCTGCCGCTCACCCGGTGGCCGCTGCGTGCGCCCGTCGCCTTCACCCCGGCCCCGGCCGACCTGGCCGCCGCCGAAGCCGATCTGCGCGCCCTGCTGGCCGACCACCCCGGCAGTCCGCTCGTGGACACCGGCGCGGGTGTGCTGCCGCTCAACGAGTACCTGGTCACCCGTGCCGTCGAGCTGGTCCTCGCCGCGGACGACCTGTCCGACGCCGTACCCGGACTCGACGTGCCCCAGGACCGGCACGCCCTCGCCGCCGCGACCCGGCTGCTCGCCGACGCCCTCGCCGACAAGGCGCCCGGCGGCTCCACCGAGGTGCGGGTGCCGCCGTACGCGGTGGTGCAGTGCGTCGAGGGCCTGAGGCACACCCGGGGCACCCCGCCCAACGTGGTCGAGACCGATCCGCTCACCTGGGTCCGCCTCGCCACCGGCCGCCTGACCTGGGCGGACGCCCTCGCCCGCGCAGAGGTGTCGGCCAGCGGGGAGCGCGCCGACCTCTCCGGCCTGCTGCCGCTGCGGTCGTAG
- a CDS encoding META domain-containing protein: MTLTVAAALVPLAVACGNDTADTGSGSVAPPPKLTGTDWRVDSVTEGGTTHRAPAAARIRIDDEGRATGNLGCNTFSAPTTVDGGRIDFGTLRTTRMACDEPRMTFERALTRALDSGALTARTDDGALTLTTGEGGRVQLTPSASE, from the coding sequence ATGACACTGACCGTGGCCGCCGCGCTCGTACCGCTCGCGGTGGCCTGTGGGAACGACACCGCCGACACCGGCAGCGGCTCGGTGGCCCCACCGCCGAAGCTCACCGGCACCGACTGGCGGGTGGACAGCGTCACCGAGGGCGGCACCACGCACCGCGCCCCCGCGGCCGCCCGCATCCGCATCGACGACGAGGGCCGCGCGACCGGCAACCTCGGCTGCAACACCTTCTCCGCGCCCACCACCGTCGACGGCGGCCGGATCGACTTCGGCACCCTGCGCACGACCCGGATGGCGTGCGACGAACCCCGGATGACCTTCGAACGCGCGCTGACCCGCGCCCTCGACTCCGGGGCGCTGACCGCGCGTACCGACGACGGGGCGCTGACCCTCACCACGGGCGAGGGAGGGCGCGTCCAGCTCACGCCGAGCGCGTCCGAATGA
- the purF gene encoding amidophosphoribosyltransferase: MPRGDGRLNHDLLPGEKGPQDACGVFGVWAPGEEVAKLTYFGLYALQHRGQESAGIAVSNGSQILVFKDMGLVSQVFDETSLGSLQGHIAVGHARYSTTGASVWENAQPTFRATAHGSIALGHNGNLVNTAQLAEMVADLPKDTNGRSTRVAATNDTDLLTALLAAQVDEDGKPMTIEEAAHAVLPKVKGAFSLVFMDEHTLYAARDPQGIRPLVLGRLERGWVVASESAALDICGASYVREIEPGEFIAIDENGLRSSRFAEAKPKGCVFEYVYLARPDTDIAGRNVYLSRVEMGRRLAKEAPAEADLVIATPESGTPAAIGYAEASGIPFGNGLVKNAYVGRTFIQPSQTIRQLGIRLKLNPLKEVIKGKRLVVVDDSIVRGNTQRALVRMLREAGAAEVHIRISSPPVKWPCFFGIDFATRAELIANGMTIEEIGTSLGADSLAYISIDGMIDATTIAKPDLCRACFDGEYPMDLPDPELLGKQLLETELAAGTATTAAADAIRRP; encoded by the coding sequence GTGCCACGTGGTGACGGTCGACTCAATCACGATCTGCTTCCCGGCGAAAAAGGCCCCCAGGACGCTTGCGGCGTCTTCGGTGTCTGGGCGCCGGGTGAAGAGGTCGCAAAGCTCACGTACTTCGGGCTCTACGCCCTCCAGCACCGGGGTCAGGAATCCGCGGGAATCGCGGTCAGTAATGGCTCCCAGATCCTCGTATTCAAGGACATGGGCCTGGTTTCCCAGGTCTTCGACGAAACCTCGCTCGGTTCGCTCCAGGGTCATATCGCGGTCGGACACGCCCGCTACTCGACCACCGGAGCCTCCGTGTGGGAGAACGCCCAGCCGACGTTCCGCGCCACCGCGCACGGTTCGATCGCGCTCGGCCACAACGGCAACCTGGTCAACACCGCCCAGTTGGCGGAGATGGTCGCCGACCTGCCCAAGGACACCAACGGCCGCTCCACCCGTGTCGCGGCCACCAACGACACCGACCTGCTGACCGCGCTGCTCGCCGCGCAGGTCGACGAGGACGGCAAGCCGATGACCATCGAGGAGGCCGCCCACGCGGTGCTCCCGAAGGTCAAGGGCGCCTTCAGCCTCGTCTTCATGGACGAGCACACCCTTTACGCCGCCCGTGACCCGCAGGGCATCCGCCCGCTGGTCCTCGGCCGGCTGGAGCGCGGCTGGGTGGTGGCCTCCGAGTCCGCCGCCCTCGACATCTGCGGCGCCTCCTACGTCCGCGAGATCGAGCCGGGCGAGTTCATCGCCATCGACGAGAACGGTCTGCGCAGCTCCCGGTTCGCGGAAGCGAAGCCCAAGGGCTGTGTCTTCGAGTACGTGTACCTGGCCCGCCCGGACACCGACATCGCCGGCCGGAACGTGTATCTGTCCCGCGTCGAGATGGGCCGCCGCCTGGCCAAGGAGGCGCCCGCCGAGGCCGACCTGGTCATAGCGACCCCGGAGTCCGGGACCCCGGCCGCGATCGGTTACGCCGAGGCGTCCGGCATCCCCTTCGGCAACGGCCTGGTGAAGAACGCCTACGTCGGCCGGACCTTCATCCAGCCCTCGCAGACCATCCGCCAGCTCGGCATCCGGCTGAAGCTGAACCCGCTCAAGGAAGTCATCAAGGGCAAGCGCCTGGTCGTCGTGGACGACTCCATCGTGCGCGGCAACACCCAGCGGGCCCTGGTCCGCATGCTGCGCGAGGCGGGCGCCGCCGAGGTCCACATCCGGATCTCCTCGCCCCCGGTGAAGTGGCCCTGCTTCTTCGGCATCGACTTCGCCACCCGCGCGGAGCTGATCGCCAACGGCATGACGATCGAGGAGATCGGCACCAGCCTGGGCGCCGACTCGCTCGCCTACATCTCCATCGACGGGATGATCGACGCGACCACCATCGCCAAGCCGGACCTGTGCCGCGCCTGCTTCGACGGTGAGTACCCGATGGACCTGCCCGACCCGGAACTGCTCGGCAAGCAGTTGCTGGAGACCGAGCTGGCGGCCGGAACCGCCACCACCGCCGCGGCCGACGCCATCCGGCGTCCCTGA
- the purM gene encoding phosphoribosylformylglycinamidine cyclo-ligase: MSSETTGASYASAGVDIEAGDRAVELMKEWVKKTRRPEVLGGIGGFAGLFDASALKRYERPLLASATDGVGTKVDIARRLGVYDTIGHDLVAMVMDDIVVCGAEPLFMTDYICVGKVHPERVAAIVKGIAEGCVLAGCALVGGETAEHPGLLGPDDFDVAGAGTGVVEADRLLGPDRIRSGDVVIAMASSGLHSNGYSLVRHVLLDRAGLALESEVAEFGRTLGEELLEPTKIYSLDCLALTRTTEVHAFSHITGGGLAANLARVIPDGLYATVDRSSWTPGPVFDLVGRSGDVERLELEKTLNMGVGMMAVVPAESADAALTTLADRGVEAWVAGSIAERGEQESAAGLVGDYAV; encoded by the coding sequence ATGTCCTCTGAGACCACGGGTGCCAGCTATGCCAGCGCGGGCGTCGACATCGAGGCGGGCGACCGCGCGGTCGAGCTGATGAAGGAGTGGGTGAAGAAGACCCGTCGCCCCGAGGTCCTCGGCGGCATCGGCGGCTTCGCCGGCCTCTTCGACGCCTCCGCCCTCAAGCGCTACGAGCGCCCGCTGCTCGCCTCCGCCACGGACGGCGTCGGCACGAAGGTCGACATCGCGCGCCGCCTCGGCGTGTACGACACGATCGGCCACGACCTGGTCGCCATGGTCATGGACGACATCGTGGTGTGCGGCGCGGAGCCGCTGTTCATGACCGACTACATCTGTGTCGGCAAGGTCCACCCCGAGCGGGTCGCCGCGATCGTCAAGGGCATCGCGGAGGGCTGTGTGCTCGCCGGGTGCGCCCTGGTGGGCGGCGAGACCGCCGAGCACCCCGGTCTGCTCGGCCCGGACGACTTCGACGTGGCCGGCGCCGGCACCGGCGTGGTGGAGGCCGACCGGCTGCTGGGCCCCGACCGCATCCGCTCGGGCGACGTGGTGATCGCCATGGCGTCCTCCGGGCTTCACTCCAACGGGTACTCCCTGGTCCGCCACGTCCTGCTGGACCGGGCCGGGCTGGCGCTGGAGAGCGAGGTCGCCGAGTTCGGCCGCACGCTCGGCGAGGAGCTCCTGGAGCCCACCAAGATCTACTCGCTGGACTGCCTGGCGCTGACCCGCACCACCGAGGTGCACGCCTTCTCGCACATCACCGGCGGCGGCCTCGCGGCCAACCTGGCCCGGGTGATCCCGGACGGGCTGTACGCCACCGTGGACCGCTCGAGCTGGACGCCGGGCCCGGTCTTCGACCTGGTCGGCCGCAGCGGCGACGTGGAGCGGCTGGAGCTGGAGAAGACCCTCAACATGGGCGTCGGCATGATGGCCGTCGTCCCGGCGGAGTCCGCCGACGCCGCGCTGACCACGCTGGCCGACCGGGGCGTCGAAGCCTGGGTGGCCGGCTCGATCGCCGAGCGCGGCGAGCAGGAGAGCGCCGCCGGACTCGTCGGCGACTACGCGGTCTAG
- a CDS encoding DUF3073 domain-containing protein: MGRGRAKAKQTKVARQLKYNSGGTDLSRLASELGASTSNQPPNSEPFEEDEDDEEDLYSRYADLYEDDDEDEDDGPSQHRRGA, encoded by the coding sequence ATGGGGCGCGGCCGGGCCAAGGCCAAGCAGACGAAGGTCGCCCGCCAGCTGAAGTACAACAGCGGTGGGACTGATCTGTCGCGTCTGGCCAGTGAACTGGGCGCATCAACTTCGAACCAGCCGCCGAACAGCGAGCCGTTCGAAGAGGATGAGGACGACGAGGAAGACCTCTACTCCCGTTACGCCGACCTCTATGAGGACGACGACGAGGACGAGGACGACGGTCCCTCACAGCACCGTCGCGGCGCTTGA
- a CDS encoding Leu/Phe/Val dehydrogenase encodes MTEVTGVTADVLHTLFRSDQGGHEQVVLCQDRATGLRAVIAIHSTALGPALGGTRFHPYPSEAEAVADALQLARGMSYKNAMAGLDHGGGKAVIIGDPERDRTEELLLAYGRMVASLGGRYVTACDVGTYVADMDVVARECRWTTGRSPEQGGAGDSSVLTAFGVYQGMRASAQHLWGDPSLRDRVIGIAGVGKVGRHLVGHLLAEGAEVVVTDVRAEAVDRITEAHPGVRRVADTDALIRLEGLDIYAPCALGGALDDHTVPVLTASVVCGAANNQLAHPGVEKDLQDRGVLYAPDYVVNAGGVIQVADELHGFDFERCRAKAAKIFDTTLAIFARAKADGVPPAAAADRIAEQRMAEARAAH; translated from the coding sequence GTGACCGAGGTAACCGGCGTCACCGCAGATGTCCTGCACACCCTGTTCCGCTCGGACCAGGGCGGCCACGAGCAGGTCGTGCTCTGCCAGGACCGCGCCACCGGCCTGAGGGCCGTCATCGCCATCCACTCCACCGCGCTGGGCCCCGCGCTCGGCGGCACGCGCTTCCACCCGTACCCGAGCGAGGCCGAGGCCGTGGCCGACGCCCTCCAGCTCGCGCGCGGGATGTCGTACAAGAACGCCATGGCCGGTCTCGACCACGGCGGCGGCAAGGCCGTGATCATCGGTGACCCCGAGCGGGACCGCACGGAGGAGCTGCTGCTCGCCTACGGGCGCATGGTCGCCTCGCTGGGCGGCCGCTACGTCACCGCGTGCGACGTGGGCACCTACGTGGCCGACATGGACGTGGTGGCCCGCGAGTGCCGCTGGACCACCGGACGCTCGCCCGAGCAGGGCGGCGCGGGCGACTCCTCGGTGCTCACCGCGTTCGGCGTCTACCAGGGCATGCGCGCCTCGGCCCAGCACCTGTGGGGCGACCCCTCGCTGCGGGACCGCGTGATCGGCATCGCGGGCGTCGGCAAGGTCGGCCGGCATCTGGTCGGGCATCTCCTGGCGGAGGGTGCCGAGGTCGTGGTGACCGATGTGCGCGCGGAGGCCGTGGACCGGATCACCGAGGCCCACCCCGGTGTGCGCCGGGTCGCCGACACCGACGCCCTCATCCGGCTGGAGGGGCTCGACATCTACGCCCCCTGCGCGCTCGGCGGGGCGCTGGACGACCACACGGTGCCGGTGCTCACCGCCTCCGTGGTGTGCGGCGCGGCCAACAACCAGCTCGCCCACCCCGGTGTCGAGAAGGACCTCCAGGACCGGGGCGTCCTCTACGCGCCGGACTACGTGGTGAACGCGGGCGGGGTGATCCAGGTCGCCGACGAGCTGCACGGCTTCGACTTCGAGCGGTGCCGGGCGAAGGCCGCGAAGATCTTCGACACCACGCTGGCGATCTTCGCACGTGCGAAGGCGGACGGGGTTCCGCCCGCCGCCGCGGCCGACCGGATCGCCGAGCAGCGGATGGCCGAGGCCCGCGCGGCACACTGA
- the bldC gene encoding developmental transcriptional regulator BldC: MTARTPDAEPLLTPAEVATMFRVDPKTVTRWAKAGKLTSIRTLGGHRRYREAEVRALLAGIPQQRSEA, translated from the coding sequence ATGACCGCTCGCACCCCTGATGCCGAGCCGCTGCTGACCCCGGCTGAGGTCGCCACCATGTTCCGTGTCGACCCCAAGACGGTCACGCGGTGGGCGAAGGCCGGCAAGCTCACGTCGATCCGCACGCTCGGCGGGCATCGCCGCTACCGCGAGGCGGAGGTCCGCGCTCTGCTCGCGGGCATCCCGCAGCAGCGCAGCGAGGCCTGA
- a CDS encoding DUF6274 family protein — MAASARHETRALLRAHLAAASSYRHRTRHCPVCHRLLRLAMDATPTPVRTADDGADERQ, encoded by the coding sequence ATGGCGGCATCGGCCCGGCACGAGACACGGGCGCTCCTGAGGGCGCATCTGGCGGCCGCCTCGTCCTACCGGCACCGCACCCGCCACTGCCCCGTCTGCCACCGCCTGCTGCGGCTGGCCATGGACGCCACCCCAACACCCGTTCGTACGGCGGACGATGGGGCGGACGAGCGCCAATAA